From Sceloporus undulatus isolate JIND9_A2432 ecotype Alabama chromosome 6, SceUnd_v1.1, whole genome shotgun sequence, one genomic window encodes:
- the NYAP1 gene encoding neuronal tyrosine-phosphorylated phosphoinositide-3-kinase adapter 1, which yields MNAIPQEALISVFLQFIEDWGCRTYGALSRTCNPGALLHNEMNLLYRKSKVEWKQSKDEEPKKGSAKEPSVGKVREGASFRRHFRMGFMTMPASQEHAPHPCASSMAPRSLSCHSVGSMDSSSAGDGAAGSRKPPTKPKRHPSTKLSAEARACLEPIGGKRGGSQKSSAECKDSGRKVPPQKPKRSPNTHLSVSFDETYSGRLPGPPLSGAMQRYGRAFAHSQAKGSDPEEDEPVYIEMVGDIFRGPGPPSQPPTTADEDSDESEAIYEEMKYPLPEESGDFRPNGDPVSPRHRPAKREAAKAAQNAKTSPCEIPPPFPNLLQHRPPLLAFPQAKKGYKGASGQEGSKLPVLCHAKEAPSTPMTPQVPSHHHQRGGEGTALCPSGRARSHSTPLPPQPSGQGKAEKEIPNSHSTIGPPAKQAPAPPPATPLPSMLPVKEKPAVSYTMVYSAVKVTTHTAPAEQKTEKEISVLHGMLCTRPSTVPSCKQVQRACTLPESPPLGMVWTYPAPCVGMKRPPAYESIKNAGAKAASSAAVKIQLQDRALTSIACSHLLSGDELGRTAGEEEPFGWVLQRRMGYASRKGKETEKATEGPQVWESSDGTQPTKMEKEEKAGLGPLQSSIPVRTPGPEAHAKMPAGRTNLPVPCQTFPACHRNGDFTSGYLLGRSASTSGVRHAVIHAQRPCSHPRDPASLALQHVQLPVPGVPPSSRERDGKLLEVIERKRCVCKEIKARHRPERSLCKQESMPILPSWRRNTENRKSGTPPCRRQQTVLWDTAI from the exons TTCAGCCAAGGAGCCCAGTGTGGGAAAAGTGAGGGAGGGAGCCTCTTTCCGCCGTCACTTCAGGATGGGTTTCATGACCATGCCAGCCTCGCAGGAGCATGCCCCACATCCCTGTGCCAGCAGTATGGCCCCTCGCTCCCTCTCCTGCCACTCGGTGGGCAGCATGGACAGCAGCAGCGCAGGAGACGGGGCCGCTGGGTCCCGGAAGCCGCCCACTAAGCCCAAGCGCCACCCCAGCACCAAGCTCAGCGCAGAGGCCAGGGCCTGCCTGGAGCCCATCGGGGGCAAGAGAGGAG GCTCACAGAAGTCCAGTGCCGAGTGCAAAGACTCTGGGCGCAAGGTTCCTCCGCAGAAACCAAAGCGTAGCCCCAACACCCACTTGTCAGTTTCTTTTGATGAGACGTATTCGGGGCGCCTGCCGGGGCCCCCTCTGAGTGGAGCCATGCAGCGCTATGGCCGTGCTTTTGCCCACAGCCAGGCAAAGGGCTCTGACCCAGAGGAGGATGAGCCCGTCTACATCGAGATGGTGGGGGACATTTTCCGGGGACCTGGCCCACCCTCGCAGCCGCCCACCACGGCCGACGAGGACTCCGATGAGAGCGAAGCCATTTACGAGGAGATGAAGTACCCACTCCCCGAGGAAAGTGGGGATTTTCGTCCCAACGGGGACCCAGTTTCCCCGCGCCACCGGCCGGCCAAACGAGAGGCTGCCAAGGCAGCACAAAATGCCAAGACTTCCCCCTGTGAGATCCCACCACCCTTTCCCAACCTCTTGCAGCACCGGCCGCCTCTGCTGGCCTTTCCCCAGGCCAAGAAGGGATACAAAGGGGCCAGTGGCCAAGAAGGCTCCAAGTTACCTGTACTGTGCCATGCCAAGGAGGCTCCGTCCACTCCCATGACCCCTCAAGTCCCCAGCCACCACCACCAGCGGGGAGGTGAGGGCACTGCCTTGTGTCCTTCTGGCCGTGCGCGCAGCCACTCCACACCACTGCCTCCGCAGCCCTCTGGCCAGGGCAAAGCTGAGAAGGAAATCCCCAATTCCCACAGCACCATTGGCCCGCCAGCTAAACAGGCTCCAGCTCCTCCACCGGCCACCCCCCTCCCATCCATGTTACCGGTGAAGGAAAAGCCGGCCGTTTCCTACACCATGGTGTACTCTGCGGTCAAGGTGACCACTCACACTGCCCCTGCTgagcagaagacagagaaagagatttcGGTCCTGCACGGCATGCTTTGCACCCGTCCCTCCACCGTCCCGTCGTGTAAACAGGTCCAGCGGGCATGTACGCTCCCCGAGTCCCCACCATTGGGCATGGTCTGGACCTACCCTGCCCCCTGTGTGGGGATGAAGCGCCCACCGGCCTACGAGAGCATCAAAAATGCAGGTGCCAAGGCTGCCTCCTCAGCGGCGGTCAAGATCCAGCTTCAGGACCGGGCATTGACCAGCATCGCCTGCTCCCATCTTCTGTCTGGCGATGAACTTGGACGCACGGCGGGAGAGGAGGAGCCCTTCGGGTGGGTGCTACAGAGGAGGATGGGCTATGCCAGCCGGAAGGGCAAAGAGACAGAGA AGGCTACCGAGGGCCCACAGGTTTGGGAGAGCAGTGATGGCACGCAGCCCACCaaaatggagaaggaagagaaggctgGGCTAGGGCCCCTGCAGTCAAGCATCCCTGTGCGCACGCCGGGGCCTGAAGCTCACGCCAAGATGCCAGCGGGGAGGACAAACCTGCCTGTCCCCTGCCAGACCTTCCCTGCCTGTCACCGTAATGGAG ATTTCACCAGCGGTTACCTACTGGGCCGTTCGGCATCCACCTCTGGCGTCCGACACGCCGTGATTCACGCGCAGAGGCCATGCAGTCACCCCCGGGACCCAGCCAGCCTG gccttgCAGCACGTGCAACTGCCGGTGCCAGGGGTCCCACCCAGCTCTCGCGAAAGGGACGGCAAGCTGCTGGAGGTGATTGAGCGCAAGCGGTGCGTCTGCAAAGAGATCAAAGCACGGCACCGTCCAGAGCGCAGCCTCTGCAAGCAGGAGAGCATGCCCATCCTGCCCAGCTGGCGGAGGAACACAGAGAACCGCAAGTCCGGCACGCCGCCCTGCCGCCGCCAGCAGACAGTGCTCTGGGACACGGCCATATGA